The Culex quinquefasciatus strain JHB chromosome 2, VPISU_Cqui_1.0_pri_paternal, whole genome shotgun sequence genome contains the following window.
GGGTGGTAAATGCCTCTTGTCAatgcctttttttttcttcctctcgCTGCAATATCTTTCGAGTCTGTCCGTCTACGAACTATAAACTTACCAAGCTaaactgaagaaaaactaaGGAAATAGTTCTGTTTAAAAATGCCGGTGCGCGTCCCATTTGGGGACACGACCCACGTCCGCTCCGTCCCAACTCGTTAGGAGTTGCTCGTCTTCTTCTCGGCCgcggtcgccgtcgtcgtcgtcggcatcGCTCCCGCTCATAACTTCCTCAAGTCCAGCACAAAGACACTGCCGTCGCTGGCGCTGGCCCCGACCTTGCTGCCGCGTGAGTTCCAGCACACCTCGAAGATGCCGCCGGTGCCCTTGTAGCTGTGCACCAGCTGACCGCTCTGCGTGCTCCAGATGTGGACGCACTTGTCGAAGCTGCCCGACGCCAGGAACTTGCCGTCCGGGCTGAACGCGACCGAGTAGACCGGTTCGGTGTGCTTCGTCAGCGTGTGGATGCACGCGCCCCGCTCGACGTCCCACAGGCGGACGGTTGAATCGAACGACGCGGACGCCAGGATGAGGTTCATGTTGGGGTTGTTGGTACCGGTGCCCGTCGGGGACCACTTGATTGTGTAGATCTCCTTGGAGTGGGCCTGGGGGAGAGGAGATTGATTGGGTTTTAGTTTAACTTTGGGGTCTGATTTGGGTCACGGAACTCACCTGCAAATCGTGCACGCACGTGTCCTGCTTCATGGACCAAATCTTGAGCGTCATGTCGTCCGAGCACGAGGCCAGCAGCTGCCCCTGCGGATCCCACTTGATGGCGTTGACTTCGttctaaaaataaaagcaaaagtgAGTTGGCTTGCCATTGGTACAAGATCAATTTCCACACTAACCGTGTGTCCCTGGAACGACTTGATCGGCTTGTCCACGCCCAGCTTGCACACGTGAATGCACTGATCCGTGCTGCAGCTGGCAAACGACTGGTTCGACTGCCAGTCCACGTCCAGCGCCGGTGCCGAGTGGAAGCTAAACTGCTGCGTGCACTGGCCGGTGGCCGCGTCCCAGATGATGGTCGTTTTGTCCACACCCGCCGACAGGATGTAGTTGCCCCGTTTGTTCCACTTGAGCGCAAAGATCGGTCCCTTGTGCTGTCCGAGGGTGCTCGCCAGCAGGCCGTCGGTGCGCCAGATTCGTGCGTATCCGTCGTACGACCCGGTGGCCAGCAGCGTCCCATCGCAGTTCCAGTCCAGCGACGTGACGTCCTTGTTGCTGGGCACCTCCGTCCCACCCTTCTGGATGCAATGCCGCAGAACCAGCTGGTTCGGGTTCGTCGTATTGTCCGACATGTCCCAGATGCGGGCCGTGCTATCGCCGGAACCACTGGCCAGCAGGTCCGTGCTCGGATTCCACGCACAGATAAACACCTCGCTCTCGTGTCCCCGCAGCACGGTGGCCTTCGAGGCCGGAATTTCAATGCTCTGGTCCACTTCCATGCTGTCGGCCGGTGCCGGTGTCGAAGCGGACGTAGTCGTCGTCGACGTTGTCGTCTGTGCCGTCGAAGTTTCCTCATTGGCAGTCGCCCCACTCCCGCCACCacctccaccaccaccaccacttccGCCGGTTCCTCCGCTGCTCGTCGTCCCGTTCGTCTCCGCCGCTTCCGTTTTAATCGTCTGCTTCTGCTGATTTTGCATGTTCTGCCGGATGGCCACCACCTCCGGCATCACCGCGTCAATCAGACTCAAACTCTCGACCAGCCGCTGCTCGGAACCATCCTCCCCAATACTAATCTCCGCCTCCGTGTACTGCAGACCCTTCTGGAGGATGCTGAGCAGGGCCGCCGGTGGAACCAACGCGCCATTGATGTTACTCTGCGAGATGTGCGACTCGATGCCGAACGTGTACGCCGAGTGGGAAAACCCTAAAGAAAAACAATCTCAATTCCGGAATCACCAAACAAAAACACCCGCGCCGCAGAACTAACCTGACTCTTGGAGGTAGCggtaaacaagaaaattgactTCGTCCGATGAGAAGCTCattgcggcggcggcggcagcaaCTTTGTGTGCAGCAGTTACCGGAACGAATTACGGGGCGACTTGAGGTCGCGAGCGGCAAACAACCACTACCGATCGATTTCGTGCGCCGATATCTCTTCAACAAACGACGAACAAggaaatttttgcaaatttttctgatagaaaatcactttaaaaacaAGCCCGCAATTTTTTCCTCTCGGCACCATTCGACATTTTAGACACTTTTTGTTTGACGTTGTCAAAAAGGACGATGGCAGCGCCGCTGTCACTACTGCGTGGTGGACAATCCGAGAATCAGAAACGTTTAGGAAAATCGCCTGCAAGGATGCAATCCGCAAATCACGCTTGGAAGTGCAACGTTGCGTTGAACAAACAACATAGACAAGTCGACGTCAAACGACtactcacgcagaaaaataaggcatatttgtttcaacaaaacattttgttgatttgaaaatcatattttttgttgaatcaacgcctAGTGGGTGTACAGAGTAAATAGAATTATTATTCGTTAGGATATTGacgttgttattgatttattggtTAATAAATCAATGAAAATGTTATGACCTACATTTGCACACCTtgatttgacagttgacagacaaaaacaacaacatatttttggcGACAAAATTTTACTATCTGAAGAATACTGCTGGAAATTTTCGGAGAAAAAAGTCTGGTTTGGTCCTAGATTGGCCAAATCCGGGCACAGTAAGATCTAACTTCCGGCGCAATGAAGCATTTGCTATTGCACGGGTTTGACGGAGCTCAAAACAGATGCGAAAGAAGAAAATATACTTTTAACAATCGTTTTCTCCGGTGCGGCTCGCggaggagaaggaggaggaTTCTATATCAATGGTTGGAATGATTTCCCGCGCTTTCTCTTCAACAGTTTGAAACGAAGAGGTAGCAACTGCTCTGCCAACTACCATGACCACGCTTATGTCCTTCCAATTGTTTCCTCTTGCGTAGTGGAAGAAGTCCTGCTTTTTTGGTCTCGCTGCCGATTGTTTTCCTcccatttttgctttttaaatgattGAGGAAGCAACGGAACAAGACCTGGGTCACCGGAACATGGTACCTTCCTTTCGCGTTTGCCACAGGCATCTTGTCCAGAATTTTCTTTCCCAATACACCACCCAGAGACGCTAAAACAACGCGAATGGCAGGTGCACAGGATTGGCCATGTTCCATTTAGAAAGTGGTTCTGAAAGTGCTTCATTGAGATTGTTGTTTTAGGGGGCCTTTTCCtttatttttcatgttaaacAAATGACTAGGACCTCTTCTAGTCTCCAAAACATGATCCCCTAGATCAgccattctcaaccttcttctaggctggtaccccctgccatgtaaatcaagtaggcccggtacccccgttgagaatcgctgccctAGATGATCCCTTACTTTTGCCACATTGATTTAGGAATCTCGTATAGTTCCGGCCactgaaaataataaattgagCTCAAAAATATCTGTTCCAGAATAACCGCCGCCAAAATGCTTGCATCATGTTTACGTTTGATTTgacatttcattttttcaatgtcaaaGGGATCAAGGATTCAGAGAACAAGGTAAGGTCGCGTCTAGGGTCGCGTTAAGGGGTCAAGAAAAAGcttaaggctagtatggagatcggaaggaaagggtcaagaaacagctttacgaacagcagagcaaaggagagggagcgttttcttaggggcttttcttcaccctctctggcttgctttcgctgccgctgttgcccatttgaaatttttcttgaccgactccttccgaagtgcatacaccgcttatTGTAAGGTATgaacttcggaagaaaccggtcaagaaaaaaatcaaatgggcagcagcggcagctaaagcaagccagagagggtgaagaaaagccccaagaaatcgctccctctcctttgttctgctgttcataAAGCtttttcttgacccctttccttccgatctgcgtacTAGCCATATACGAGAAACTTTAACATTCAAACacgtcaattgggtcctaaattgaagcttagattgctgacaTCTTGGCTGACATTATTGTTTACTgtgataaagtttatttttctggtacaatgaccctttgtacgaccacaaagagtttaaaatggtcGAGCGTTTTGATCGAATGTCAGAGGTGACATTTGCAGTTCTTGTTTAAAATAGTAGGCGTCGTAATTAGATGATAGTTTAATTTGTTtaagtcattttttttcacttgtgAAAATTCatccttttgccttcctcatctcaatgagaaaaggctataaaatcactcgaaaaatgaacttctttattcgacctcgtagaacAACCTTCACgtgtacctatcgactcagactcaaattctgaacaaatgtctgtgcgtgtgtctggatgtgagtccgtgcagcaaaaaaatatacactCGATTATCTCTGGACTGGCTGAACAGATTTGGACtgtcattcgattcgtcttggggtcccacaagaccctagttaatattatgaagtttagaaaagtttttcgaaagttatggtaaaaaaaaaacgatttcagctAAACATCAAAAGAAGGGGCACGTTAaagagtggtttttgtaagaatacccgtcatgctatacatttttagaaaggtatataaaagacctttccgcatccaacacattgaagatctgacaaccatatcaaaagttatgagcactttagtgttatttataccgtaaactggggtcaatcgggacacattgggcgaattgggacagcagtttttaccatgttggagcacaatattttgatttttctggttggtttcggttagaacagattcaggccaacaaaatgtataCATCcatatccaaatttaaaagctttaagtgctttaaaaactgctgtccctattcagactgtagtcccgattcaccccagattacggtacacttttttgatgccggatctcaaatattttgagaaaaagttgtccggatctatcatgcgacccatcgttgaatagGCAATCAAAAGACCTTGCCAATGAGCCCTAAAGATtgacctatcaaaagttatgagcactttagtgtttctaatacacttttttgaggccggatcacaaatattttgataaaaataaggccgttgcaaatatttttgtcttcctcaccttactgaggaaaggctataaaatcactcgaaaaatgaacttcttaattcgacctagtagacctaccttcacgtgaGGCATCGATTAAAGTTTCTTGTAATTATAAGTAATCAGAAACAGTACAATGCAaagaaaatgcttttaaataaataaaaaaatacctttctcCATAACAAAATCAAACAAGCCAAAATATGTACGCCAGATAATAGTAggacattctaaataacaaaaacgcccgaaaacggcccgactgaatcgacaggggaggaagaagcgtggggacacaccaccatacgctccgagatttggttgtactCGTTGGGTcaccatgctaagaagattTGGTACATactccgggaccttctgggatgggacactgtatttccacgaatttAAAACATGCAGTTGTTTCATtagtaaaactattttgccaacattgaaaatttaatagcaaattgctgaataattttctaaTCGAATGCAGCAGAAATCGTGCCGATTCGATTTGAGGGAAGGAAGTTATAAGCGTTTGACAGATGACGCAgtattccagggccttcggcccgggtttttcggaattgcaccccagtaccttcgagtaagacgtagtctacgtcaaaaaGAAGAATATAgctttgaaacaacaaaatatctcgatttaaaacaacaaaatgagagagttgattcaatgcaaaaatttggttgattatattcaaaaaaatattttgttgaatcaaacctcgtacaggttgattcttcaaaacatttttctgcgtgtaggtACCAGATAATTTTCCGACCGGGAAAGTGCGATTTCGAGTTACCGTgcacaggaaaaaaaatcaagaaaaaaatttgcacaaattcaaaaaattgtggCCAAAAAGATCCCCGTCTGTTTTCAGCACCTAGCGCCGGTTGCATACCTGCCGGCGTTTGCTGCGTTTCTCGGATCGGCCGCCCGTCACTGGCGCCACTTTTGACACTTTGCATTTCCGGGCAGCgctcaccaacaccaccaaccgTGCAGAAAAGGCGAGTTAACGTGTGCCGCGGCTCGTTCAGGCCTCTTTTCCAAAGTTGATTCCATACTGTGCAGTGTTCTCTACCGGAGCTAAGGTCATCAAATTGACGACTTGCACGGTTTTTCGGTTCAAACATGGCTCTCAACAAAGCTGAACTAGCCTGTGTGTACTCGGCGCTCATCCTCGTCGACGACGATGTTGCCGTGACCGTGAGTATTCTGGGGCCGGAAAAGGCGGATTTTTCGTGGTCGATTCCCGGGTTGGCActtggcgaaaaaaaaagtgtgcgcGCATCGTGTAAACAAATTGGTGGCGTTTTGAAATTGCAACTTTTTCTCGATCGTGGCGGCATTCAGGTTAAAATGTGATGAATTATGGGGTAAACCAGTTAAAATCGTGAAAACCCTGTCGAAATTGATTTGTGTTTGCAAACCGCGaggatgatttttttaggttatgtcaaatttgtttacatCGCGCTCCCGGAACCACCTACACCGATTCGTAACTAATATGTTTCTTCTCTGTCACCCTCCCAAATCACAGGATGAGAAGATCTCGACCATCCTGAAGGCCGCCAACGTTGACATCGAGCCGTACTGGCCCGGTCTGTTCGCCAAGGCCCTGGAGGGAATCAACGTCAAGGATCTGATCACGAACATCGGATCCGGCGTCGGTTCCGGTGGTGGTGCCCCGGCTGCCGGTGGTGCTGCTGCGGCCGCTGCCCCTGCTGCCGCCGAGAAGAAGGAAGAGAAGAAGGAGGAAGAACCCGAAGAGTCCGACGACGACATGGGCTTCGGTCTGTTCGGTTAGGTCTGTCCTTTTCTGTCCGCCTCCGTTCCCCCCTCATCGGGAAGACTGGTGGGGTGGTCGGCGGATGTTTGGGCGTATTGCGGGAAAAGGAACGGGCGGGCCCACTATCCTGTCTGGTTGGTTTCCCGACCGCCCCCATCCGACGGCTGCACCACACTTTCGTACAGTTTTAATGTACAAttgtacaaataaaaaaatattcgtttcTGGTTGaaccgaattaaaaaaaaattcaaacgccACGTTGTGATGATTAATCCGAACACTCGAAGCCGGAACCAGAATCGGTTCCGGAATGGCCAATATGATGACGATTGTATATAACTTGAACTCATCGAGATTACCTGGAACAAGTGCCGGAATGACCAGGTACAGCTCAAAAGCCTattgagttttttaaaggttctcaaggagccattacactaccgcaaacaaacttgcactttttcgtgtttgacagtttgccaaactcgcaaacaaggcaaaacgtttgcaggctgacgtttgtatttacaaacaaatccaggcaaacttTTAAAAAGTGCGAGTTAGTTTGCCTTAGTGTAATTGCTTCCTCAGAATctattttttggttttcttaaaTACTTGTCTCGGTATTTTCAAACCCTCAAATATttattcacgcagaaaaatgttttgtagaatcaacctgtacgaggtttgaatcaacaaaaaaaatgcgttgaaacaaaccttgattttctcaattccactgaagtcttttgttgttttgaaaaagctgcgttgattcaacaaaaatcatgattttcaaatcaacaaaacgttttgttgattcaaatatgccttatttttctgtgtGTTTGCAAGTACTTTTCAAGTTTATGCAATTTATCAGCAAAAATGCGCTTCCCGAACAAAGGCGTAAATTAGAAATACCTAGAATCTGGATACTTAATCTGTGTAGCACTCACTCAAGCTCGTAGTATCCATCCGGATAATCAACTTCGATTGCCTTAAAGAATGCTGTCGGGCTTGAATGGGCTACCGGATTTTGGACCTTTAAGCGATCCCGTGTAAGCCTTGACCCGGCAGTCCAGTTTCAGGAACTCGGTTACTCTGTTCTCCAGGGCCCTTTACTTGCCTTGGTTATTTACCACCATCAGCGCAACATTTGCTTGGTTCATGGTCAATGGTTCATGCTGGGAGCAAAATGAGTCATCTGTAACCCACACCGCCGATACAACTTAACCAACGCAGCGTACAATAGCCGAAGCTTAGCCTCGGGATGGTATCTGGACCCACGTTTAGTTCCGGTCTCACGGCACACGTTGTCGTGCAGGATCCAGGAGTCCGGCTTTGTGACGATTTGAATCGGGCAATTGGCCAGAAACGATCATAAGTACATTGTCTCTCTCTCCGAATTCAGTCCACAGCGGCACAAACTTGGTGACGAAGCGCACTTCAAGAGCTTTACCAATTGTTGCGCCTGGTTGAAATCTGGACCGGATCGAGATGCTCGAAAGTGACACAAGGCGCATTACATCGAGCAGGATCTAGAAGTTTGACTTCGTCAACTGTCGGGCACTTGTCCAGAAACGGCCAAAACAACATAGTCAGCCTCCGAATTCAGTCCACAGCGTCGCAGAATTGGTGGCGGAGCGCACTTCGAAAGCTTCGCAAATAGCTGCGCCAAGAGTTTGGTGGGAACCACCCGGTGTCCAATCGCTTTCTGGAAAGTTTCCAGAGTACCGAATTTAGATGATGCTGTAGATAAGAACATCAAAATCTGCCTCGCTTTCGGAAAATTGATAGCGagattcaaattgattttagccGCGGCAGACAGTTGTTACTCTTGATTCGAGAGAAAATGTGTGTTATGAAACCACCATTCACGTTTTTTCTTCGACTAACGACAATACTTTCGACGCGCAGTGCCTACTTGATTGCTTCCAATATGATGTTATCTCTTATTAGTtgctttttttgatattttttttaatttaagactaatttattttaatacatttaaacaaaaactcaaatctccGCCACGTGCTCCAGATGCCTCTCGCGGAAGTACTCGTGACGTTTTCGCTGCTCGTTCCGATCGGCCGCAAAATACTTGGACAACTTCTCACTGCCATAGGTAGCCTTTGCCTTCTCCTGCTCCTCATCTTCGTCGTCAAACTCCACGTCGAACGCCTTCTTATCCAGCGCGTTAGACGCCGTCGACCAGCTGAACCGAACCAGCCGCGGAAACCCAAACACCCGGTCAAAATCGCCGAGGAACTTTTTCGTAACCGGATCACCCGGATATCCGCTGCCAAATTTAACCTCCGGATCCGTTCCCTCGCGGAACTTCCACACCTTAAGCGCGTGATCGCGACTCACCTTGGCGCAGATACTGGCCGCCGATACGATCGGGTACGTGCTATCGGCCTTTTTCGCGACCGTTATCTTAAAGTTCGGGAAGATGAGCTTCAGCTTGGCCTGGTACTTTTCCGGCGGACCGACCGTGTCCACGTACACCTCGGCAATGTTGACGCCGGCTTCGATCGCCTTGTGGATCAACCCGATGGCCGAATCCATCGAGACTTCGTTGAGGGAGCGCTTGGAACGGCGCAGCATGGACATCGAGATGTCATTTGGGGAGATTACTTCGACGGCCCAGCCGATGCTCTCGGTGGCAAAGTCCTGTTTGTTCATTTCGTCGAAAATGTGCTCGCGCTTTTCCTCCGTAAGCTGCTTGGAGTCAGCAAAGCCCAGCTTCTTAAGCACGTCCTTCTTGTCGATAGGACTGAACGCAATGCCGTACACCATGGGACCTGGAGGGAAGAATagtattttaagagttttagcAAAGACTCCAACCATCAGCTTAAAACAACATTGCAAAGACATGAACCCAGTGGAGCCCACTTGAGAAATTGACGACAATAGTTTAGGGA
Protein-coding sequences here:
- the LOC6043201 gene encoding F-box-like/WD repeat-containing protein TBL1XR1; protein product: MSFSSDEVNFLVYRYLQESGFSHSAYTFGIESHISQSNINGALVPPAALLSILQKGLQYTEAEISIGEDGSEQRLVESLSLIDAVMPEVVAIRQNMQNQQKQTIKTEAAETNGTTSSGGTGGSGGGGGGGGGSGATANEETSTAQTTTSTTTTSASTPAPADSMEVDQSIEIPASKATVLRGHESEVFICAWNPSTDLLASGSGDSTARIWDMSDNTTNPNQLVLRHCIQKGGTEVPSNKDVTSLDWNCDGTLLATGSYDGYARIWRTDGLLASTLGQHKGPIFALKWNKRGNYILSAGVDKTTIIWDAATGQCTQQFSFHSAPALDVDWQSNQSFASCSTDQCIHVCKLGVDKPIKSFQGHTNEVNAIKWDPQGQLLASCSDDMTLKIWSMKQDTCVHDLQAHSKEIYTIKWSPTGTGTNNPNMNLILASASFDSTVRLWDVERGACIHTLTKHTEPVYSVAFSPDGKFLASGSFDKCVHIWSTQSGQLVHSYKGTGGIFEVCWNSRGSKVGASASDGSVFVLDLRKL
- the LOC6043200 gene encoding 60S acidic ribosomal protein P1; the encoded protein is MALNKAELACVYSALILVDDDVAVTDEKISTILKAANVDIEPYWPGLFAKALEGINVKDLITNIGSGVGSGGGAPAAGGAAAAAAPAAAEKKEEKKEEEPEESDDDMGFGLFG
- the LOC6043204 gene encoding ribonuclease H2 subunit A, which gives rise to MSSSPKLEVKPDPDREEPEAKRGRIEGLDTLGPYIADQDNAKSYVYLSDIPQLCKDEPCVLGVDEAGRGPVLGPMVYGIAFSPIDKKDVLKKLGFADSKQLTEEKREHIFDEMNKQDFATESIGWAVEVISPNDISMSMLRRSKRSLNEVSMDSAIGLIHKAIEAGVNIAEVYVDTVGPPEKYQAKLKLIFPNFKITVAKKADSTYPIVSAASICAKVSRDHALKVWKFREGTDPEVKFGSGYPGDPVTKKFLGDFDRVFGFPRLVRFSWSTASNALDKKAFDVEFDDEDEEQEKAKATYGSEKLSKYFAADRNEQRKRHEYFRERHLEHVAEI